A genome region from Baekduia alba includes the following:
- a CDS encoding AHH domain-containing protein — MSIKLFGRCWALAVSAVVVGLIAAASSGASSVSGSPWDVPAPPTPDPSTWVHDPVWQRAQAEMEAQRAAQAQDVVSSATSGADAQSASAFGDLSRPESQDLAQQSFPDLMLASADALGLPAGARVTSFVSPTEARVEDEHGKGLLLQSTEPFATKDDSGALTKVDLSLAPQNGALVPDNPVVDVTLPDSATDPLTLPDTGLSIALAGGSNVTGDVEHDRVFYGDVSTDTDYITTPTRQGAQLMWQLRSALATETPSLDLDLPAGHHARLTSVLTGALSAQENPSVEIVDDTGTVVNTIQAPVAMDADQQPVPARYRLDGDRLSVEVPHREQQVKYPVLVDPEVRNVWGGADWDNFGTGPSQNQAGMWSLDRTGGNFGVGYQWQPYNATYAGRGLFMETMPGFTYWAGAAAWFKWAVPGYVNISSVWFDGLYHQNGGADHLFAGITGPYGWETVYNIWGDTNYDQSTQNPNPAWELATAVIGVWVDSNAYHSLPGWSGVRGVSILLGDTRPPEANLVNYIVNGQPQGGTSTVHNPAQTPDGRAWYDFPWRRSDDSVTATAWDSDPGLGTTKLGIFDQDNNWVGTPWQSSCIGHRSSPCPGAVQKDIPFAMGTNQLRGIHNLRTTAFDAVGNIGYGATFTMRVDADNPYVEVSGDLPSHSTDGTLGYEPTLNVYAEDDAMSSIGGHYHQSGVKKVDVYYTDPSGGVHHPMTLSAPGGCADDCDVSFPNVKLPITTPGHYGLNVVATDNTNHSGSRTLAFDVRYDTSWAYGHENHAIDTLDEMDAVGQALATSSNYQTIWNGLATSDKNVMMGGSDASFASWVGRIDTTAPSAPYDLDVQDYDASTHTASITWTEGEDSDLSSTLSGSTTEEGKASYRFKRAGGDWSSWRSTTDASFELGSLNPTDNLSVQVTDYDRAGNQSASLSDAVTIPTGPKASASIAFAIPILACVEWCPAIVAGVGAITASTVWTVNHQDFGAKHWPSSRDIAITRMDDNDQSFEDWEAEKLQHRDRLGRQGELDEEPDERSEVSPHHVVAVGAKAASYARYIMWKCGLDPNNWFDNGVWLPRNIHKKMHTKAYYQDINDMLKKYHPTFGSDPCGLNSGGIDLSSNGLRAAMRDIKRYLKDNYTPR; from the coding sequence ATGAGCATCAAGCTGTTCGGCCGTTGCTGGGCGTTGGCGGTGTCGGCGGTCGTGGTCGGACTGATCGCCGCTGCCTCGTCGGGCGCGTCGTCGGTTTCGGGGTCGCCGTGGGATGTGCCGGCACCGCCGACGCCTGATCCATCGACGTGGGTGCATGATCCGGTGTGGCAGCGAGCCCAGGCGGAGATGGAGGCGCAGCGAGCAGCCCAAGCCCAGGACGTGGTGTCGTCGGCGACCAGCGGTGCTGATGCGCAGTCAGCTTCGGCTTTTGGTGATCTGTCGCGACCGGAGTCCCAGGATCTGGCCCAGCAGTCGTTTCCCGATCTGATGCTGGCGTCGGCGGATGCGTTGGGCTTGCCGGCGGGTGCCCGTGTGACGTCGTTCGTTAGTCCGACCGAGGCGCGCGTCGAAGACGAGCACGGCAAGGGCCTGCTGTTGCAGAGCACCGAGCCGTTTGCGACCAAGGACGACTCGGGCGCGCTGACGAAGGTGGATCTGTCCTTGGCACCCCAAAATGGTGCGCTGGTGCCCGACAACCCGGTCGTTGACGTCACGCTGCCCGATAGCGCGACCGATCCGTTGACGCTGCCCGACACCGGTCTGTCAATCGCGTTGGCCGGTGGATCGAACGTGACGGGTGACGTTGAGCACGATCGTGTCTTCTACGGCGACGTTTCGACCGATACCGATTACATCACCACACCCACGCGTCAGGGCGCGCAGCTGATGTGGCAGTTGCGTTCCGCGCTGGCGACCGAGACACCCAGCCTCGATCTCGACCTGCCGGCGGGTCACCACGCGCGGTTGACGTCGGTGCTGACGGGGGCGCTGTCGGCGCAGGAGAACCCGTCGGTGGAGATCGTCGATGACACCGGCACGGTGGTGAACACCATCCAGGCGCCGGTCGCGATGGACGCCGACCAGCAGCCGGTGCCTGCGCGGTACCGGCTGGACGGTGATCGGCTTTCTGTCGAGGTGCCCCACCGCGAGCAGCAGGTCAAGTACCCCGTGTTGGTCGATCCGGAGGTCCGCAACGTCTGGGGCGGTGCGGACTGGGACAACTTCGGCACCGGCCCCAGCCAGAACCAGGCGGGCATGTGGTCGCTGGACAGGACCGGGGGCAACTTCGGCGTCGGCTACCAGTGGCAGCCTTACAACGCGACCTATGCCGGGCGCGGTCTGTTTATGGAGACGATGCCCGGGTTCACCTACTGGGCGGGCGCGGCGGCCTGGTTCAAGTGGGCCGTGCCGGGCTACGTGAACATCTCAAGCGTCTGGTTCGACGGCCTCTATCACCAAAACGGCGGCGCCGACCATCTGTTTGCCGGCATCACGGGCCCCTATGGCTGGGAGACCGTCTACAACATCTGGGGCGACACCAACTACGACCAGAGCACCCAGAATCCCAATCCGGCCTGGGAGCTGGCCACCGCGGTCATCGGCGTGTGGGTCGACTCGAACGCCTACCACTCCCTACCGGGCTGGTCGGGTGTGCGGGGCGTGAGCATCCTGCTCGGCGACACCCGCCCACCCGAAGCCAACCTCGTCAACTACATCGTCAACGGCCAACCCCAAGGCGGCACGTCGACGGTCCACAACCCTGCTCAGACGCCTGACGGGCGAGCGTGGTACGACTTCCCGTGGCGACGCAGCGACGACTCGGTCACCGCGACCGCCTGGGACAGCGATCCCGGCCTAGGCACGACCAAGCTCGGCATCTTCGACCAGGACAACAACTGGGTCGGCACCCCCTGGCAGTCCTCCTGCATCGGCCACCGCTCATCCCCCTGCCCCGGAGCCGTGCAGAAGGACATCCCCTTCGCCATGGGCACCAACCAGCTACGCGGCATCCACAACCTGCGCACCACGGCCTTCGACGCCGTCGGCAACATCGGCTACGGCGCCACCTTCACCATGCGCGTCGACGCCGACAACCCCTATGTCGAGGTGAGCGGGGACCTTCCCAGCCACTCCACGGACGGCACCCTGGGCTACGAGCCAACCCTGAACGTCTACGCCGAGGACGACGCCATGTCGAGCATCGGCGGCCACTACCACCAAAGCGGCGTCAAGAAGGTCGACGTGTACTACACCGACCCATCCGGCGGTGTGCATCACCCGATGACGCTCTCTGCACCGGGCGGGTGCGCCGACGACTGCGACGTCTCGTTTCCCAACGTCAAGCTGCCGATCACGACCCCCGGCCACTACGGGCTTAACGTCGTCGCGACCGACAACACCAACCACTCGGGAAGTCGCACGCTCGCCTTCGACGTCCGCTACGACACGAGTTGGGCCTACGGTCACGAGAATCACGCCATCGACACCCTCGACGAGATGGACGCCGTCGGACAGGCGCTGGCAACCAGCAGCAACTACCAGACCATCTGGAACGGCCTCGCGACCAGCGACAAGAACGTGATGATGGGCGGAAGCGACGCCTCCTTCGCCTCTTGGGTAGGCCGGATCGACACCACGGCACCCTCGGCGCCGTACGACCTCGACGTGCAGGACTACGACGCATCGACGCACACGGCCTCGATCACTTGGACCGAAGGCGAGGACTCTGATCTGTCTTCGACGTTGAGCGGATCGACGACAGAGGAGGGCAAGGCTTCGTATCGCTTCAAGCGCGCGGGCGGCGACTGGTCCTCATGGCGCTCGACCACCGATGCGAGCTTCGAACTCGGATCGCTGAACCCGACCGACAACCTCAGCGTCCAGGTCACCGACTACGACCGCGCCGGAAACCAATCCGCGAGCCTGTCGGACGCCGTCACAATCCCGACAGGACCGAAGGCCAGCGCCTCGATCGCCTTCGCGATCCCGATTCTTGCCTGCGTCGAATGGTGCCCAGCGATCGTTGCCGGCGTCGGCGCGATCACGGCCAGCACCGTCTGGACGGTCAACCATCAAGACTTCGGCGCCAAGCACTGGCCCTCGAGCCGCGACATCGCCATCACCCGAATGGACGACAACGACCAGTCGTTCGAGGATTGGGAAGCAGAAAAGCTGCAGCACCGTGACCGACTTGGCCGCCAGGGCGAGCTCGACGAAGAGCCTGATGAACGATCCGAGGTGAGTCCGCACCACGTCGTCGCAGTAGGGGCGAAGGCTGCCTCATACGCACGCTACATCATGTGGAAGTGCGGACTCGATCCCAACAATTGGTTCGACAACGGCGTGTGGTTGCCGCGCAACATCCACAAGAAGATGCACACAAAGGCCTACTACCAAGACATCAACGACATGCTGAAGAAGTACCATCCGACGTTCGGCTCGGATCCCTGCGGGCTGAATTCAGGTGGCATCGACCTCTCGTCGAACGGGTTGCGCGCGGCGATGCGAGACATCAAGCGGTATCTCAAGGACAACTACACCCCGCGGTAG